The Homo sapiens chromosome 4, GRCh38.p14 Primary Assembly genome contains the following window.
CAATATTCAAATGctctaataaatacatatataacaaaagtgaaaaaagtaaCTATAGTGAGATGAGGTTCTTCCAAAAAAATTCTGTCTTGTCAAGCATTCTAGGAGTCTGAGCCAAAGAAACAGCGCCATTTTGTTCATTCCTCCCCCTGCCCACGGACACTTCCTTTGAGCCACCTCTATACCCAGCTAACTCTGGTATTCCCTCTAGGGAAGGTTCTGTATCAGCCCTGGGACTCGCCAGTGCCTCAGTAAACAGACGGACTATGTTAAAAAGTTAAGTTGTACAACGTGCTGATGGCTGGAAAGATGTAGTACCTTTGTTATTCCTGATAAGGAACAATGCCGTGCTGACTGGCTAAGGGGAGGTTTGCCAGCCCTGCAGCCATTGACTGCCACATCAGCAGGATTGGAAAGATACCTTGAAAAGCTTAGCAGTGCCGGATACAGGATAAATACAACTCACAGGGCCTTACATAAGTGTCACTGAAAATAAACAACATAGAGTTATTTTCCTGAAACTTGGTTTTGGTAGAAAGGTACGAAAATAACTTTTCATTGTCCACAAAAACTTCCTCCTCTTGACTTTGTCTGCCCTGAGCCTTCTTAGCCCCTGGAATTGTAATGGCTAGGTCAGCACAGCCCAGTGCCAATGCCAGCCAACACCAGCCGCCACGGACAGCTTCTCTTCACCCTGTTTCATGTCAAGGATGATTTTAATATCGAGGTTACTCACTTTTCAACATTTTCACTTGCACAAACTTAAAGCTATACTTGCACCCCTAAAAGGTGAATATCTACCCAATTCTTCTGTCCTTGTATCagaagagaggcagagaagcTGAAAATGGGTAGCAATGCTTCCAGGGACAAGTTAAAGGAATGCATTGTAAGAAGACCCTGGAAGCCATAGAAGTTTAGCAAACACCTAAAACAGACCGTAGACATTCATAGGAAATGTCATTCTAATACAGCCAGACATAATGAATGGCATAGCTTTCACCCAGTCCTAAAATTAGCAACCGTTATTCATATAAATCAGACTACAATCTGATTGCAGTTAACTCTATGTCAGACTGAAATAAAACCAAGAGTAGTGCTGCATGTAAAAACACAAAAGGAGAGAGTCTAACACAGCCAGACCATTGAGACTCGGAGTGATACCATTAGTGGGCCACTGGGGAAGAGGAAAGCCTGCGGAGAAGCCGGGTGACAGTGCTGTGAACATTCTCCCCACGTGAATCAGTCCCGCAGGTCTTTCAGTTACTCTCTTGActgatagaataaaatatatccagattctgaatttttTGATATATCTGACGTCAGGCCATAGAATTCTTCAATAGCTTGAGCATCTATTTTCTgcaataaaggagaaagaaaacaacacaattaCTTAACATGATTCCtggggaaaggaaataaaaactaatggaatatatattaaaatgcaagGAACACAATTTGTTATGAAATCATCATTAGGAACTTTCAATAGCAAATGGAGAATTCCACAGACTTGGCTAAAGGACATCATCACATAAATTGTACATCTCTGGGAAAGAAGGCAATGCCTTCATGCATTAGCAACCCTGTGTGGGCACTCTTTGAAGAACAAGCCAAGACATCTCCCAGATGGTAAACTGATGGGTCCTGGAAATAGCCCTAAGTCTTTTCGGCCACCAGAGTTCATCTCTTTTGGTGTTATTCCACTAAAACTGCTACCTTAGTGGGTTAAAATAGATCATGTCTTTGAGTGTAGAATTCATTCCAGCTAGTATTCTTTTATAACAAAATCAATACATAGAATGTATTGGTATAATATAAAGATTTCCAGATCCAACagactgaataaaatattttaaacaataatcaatacaagaaaaatttgttataataattttaatacaacTTTGAAGTCTATTGTTTGCCCTGTATCAGAGGGGGCTTTAGTCATGATAAGAAACAAGACTTAGACTGAAGTCTGATTTACGGTGGCACAGATAGAGAGATCCCATGTCTATGGATGAACCGTGGAGAACACAGCGTCAGTGAGTCCATGATCACACCCCTTCTCCCTTTCCATGGAGCATGGGGATTAGCAGAATTTGGTTTTGAATACAAATTTAAGTTGTTTTCAAATTACATTATGGGGAAACAGGcctattttagaaaatgtctATACATACACATTCTCCGAAATACTACTGATGCTCTATGACTACTGGAGAATAATCTGCAAACCAACCTCTACAATGTCATCATCAAACAAAAGCCAGAAGCCGTGACTTTTCACAATAGTGATATAATGCCCACGATTAGGACCActggaaaagaacaaataaaaggcaGTTAGCAAGTTAACATTTATCTCTTTATAAAACTCTACTTAGCTCTTTATAAGCAGTgattctctgggaaaaaaaactATGTCATCAGCGTAAAGAACTTGGCATATAGCTCATGTCTATGTTTACAACACCATGCTGGACACAGGGGAATACAAAAGTGTGCAGAAGAGATGTCTCCTAAGGACTCATAATCCAGCAGCAAAAACAGACACtcaaattcagcaaatattaacaaaaaattaCTCTCTACGtattctgtgccaggccctaTTCTAGCTGTCAGGGGAagaagcagtgaacaaaacaaagacccCACTTACTTAGGACTTGGGGTAGGGGCTAGATTGGCAATACACAAACTAAACTTATAAATGTATGTCAAGTGGTGAGAAGTGTCATGGAGAAGGATGAAGCAGGGTAATGGGATATGAGTGATGGGAGGAGGTAATATTTGATGGAAAGTGAAGGGAGGCCACTTTGATAATGTGAGTAGAAGGAAATTTCCCTGAAGGAAATGGCAGGGggaggggtaggggtgggggtcaGGGCGTGGAGAGAAGCCATGTGACTCTGGGATGGAAGTTTCAGAAATAgggaatagcaagtgcaaaggcctgggGTGGGCGAGTAGCACTTGGTGTGTTCAGGAAGAGCAGAGAGGCCAAAGGAGGCCAGAGCAGCAGAGTGAGCGAGGCGGGGAAGACCAGAGGGGGCTGAGGGGCAGGCGCAGTAGAAGGAATTGCAGGTAAGATTTTAGGCTTTGCTTGAGCAAGCCAGGAAGAAATGGGGAATTTTAAGGAGTTGTATGATCTATGCTTTAGAAAGACATTAATAAACCAATATGCATAGTAACAAGTGTTAAAAAGCCGTATACTATGCTATATGGAAAAAAGCAGAAAGGACAACTAAGCACCTGTTACTATGTAGTTAGGTTAGATTTGCACAAGTGAGGAGATTTCAATCCTAAACCTAAAACTGTTTTTTAATGCACTGTTAAAGTTGAAAAAGCCAAACTTCCCCCTCTGTTTACCCTCTTTCAACACAAGATGATGGCAATGATCTGTTCCTGCcctttctccagcctcctccagcTACTGTCTCCCTTTCCCTCTGAGCTCCAGCCCATCTGGCTCCTCTCACACACTGCCCCCTTCATATTATGGGCCTTTGCATTGCTGTAAACTCTGCCAGAGATAATCCTCCCCCAACTGCATTCTATTTAGCCCtgtgctcaaatgtcacctccccaGATGAATCTCTGCTGACCAACTCACCTGAAGATGTATCTCCCATCACTCACTCCCTCATCTCCCTGCTTATTCCTGATAGCACTGATCAAAATCATAAATTATCTGCAGTGGTTTGTTTTTGGGGGTAGCAGGGTGgtgtgtttatttgttcattatcaGTCTTTCCAGATAGATTATAAGCTTTGTGAGggcagggtccctgtgctgtgtgtcTTTTCGTTACTCTATTTTCAGATCCTGGCATGGAATCCAGAATatatgagcttaaaaaaaaacttgcagcAGAAATCAGTGCATGAGGCTATGCACCTGCTGCAACTGTGGGCCAGGAGGTCCTGGCATGGAAGGGAAGGCAGGCCCAGCTCCCTAACCTCAAAGCTTTCCAGTGCTACCTGGAAGCCACCCAATCCGCAAGCATAGGCCAGCCCTGCTCCACATAGGAGAACAATGCTACTTCTGTGGGGAGGAGTTTGAAGAATCCTAGTTAGTGGCATGCATGACTTGGCACCAACTGAGCTCTGCTACCAGGGCTCTTCTGACCTTGTGCTCACATTACAGAAACTGACCTTAGAGAACCCAACCTCCCGCTGAACGTCCAGTTCCCTTACCTGTGTCTCTGCCAGTCCTCCCAAGGATTTGAATTGGGCACCCACAGAGACCCACACTGAAAGTCCTGTGTACCCTGTGCAAGGGGCCCTCCTGTCCACACCACCCCTGCCACCCACTTTAGCCACAATGCCCACCAGGTCCCAGGCTCTGCCTGCCCTAAGATCTTCCCCAACCCTGCACCAATGTGAGGCCTCATCCAGTGCTCAAGGCTGGGTTCCAGATCACTGGAACCCTGTGTTCTTCAAAAGAATAACAGGTGTTCTTTAGGGAGAACACCACAAAACTGGCATATAACTAGccaataaatatcattttactgAGAATACAAGAAAATATCCAGTGACTTAAAGTTAATACACACAGGATAAAATATGGGGTGCTTCAGATGTGAAGTTATACAGTTTCTGATGCCATCTACCCTAgtacacaattaaaaatatatcaaccTATTCCTCTGCGTGGCAATGGTAGTCTCCTGGTAATGGTGTATTCACCATAATCCGACCTTAACAGATGGAGGAGAAAGACTCTTGCTCTATGACATGCCCCAATCTAAAACCTATGAGGGCAGGGGGAAAGCTGTGCCTACTCCCAAGACAGAACATAAACCTGTCCCAACTGAGCAAAGAATAACAAACAGGTGAATTTTCAAGATACTTTTCTTCCCTTATACCAAATTATGGAATAAAAAATAGCTGCTCAAAGGAATTTTGGCAAAATGCTTTGCCTCTCCATATCTAGAGGCCTTCTCTCTCTTAtcttttttctgattatatacTTATTACAGAATGTTGGGGAAAgaccaaaaataacaaagaatattttttaagaatatatttttaatcactCAAAGtgccaaaaaattattaaatttgatCCATTGCTTCTAGTCTTTATTTACACATCTTAAAATACTTTTGAGATCATACTGTAAATGCaacttggctttttaaaaattaaaatcatagcatagacatttatttctccatGTTATTTCAAATTCTTCATAACCATCGTTTTCATGCAATGGAGatttattaagtaatttctctCATGATAGAACATTTAGATTATCATTACTGGAATGCTCTTTATTTTATGTGCCTGCAggcatgtttatatattttttgtgatGATCAGTAAGAGTTTGGCAGAGATCCCAAAACTATTGAGTGCCACGGCCCAGGAAAGGTGCAGCTGGGTATACTTCAGCGAAGAGGCAACCCTTACACTTACCCTGTATACCTGCTTCCAGTCTTGCCCTTACCTGCCACAGTGAACGACCACCGCAACCAAGTCATACATGCGGTCCAGGTTCACTGCATCACTGGAGGTGTTGAAGAGCCGGAGTTCCAGAGGGAAGACCACACGGTAAGACAGCTTGGTGTATCTGTGCAGCTGCTCCATGTACTTGAACCGCTTTAGGTGCAGGGCCAAGATCATGGGCAGCTTTTTTACCCTCATCCTAAGAaaccaagaaatagaaaatcagttGTACCCAACACCTATTAGGGGAAGAGAATACACTGTCATCTGCACAAACAGAATAGTAGGAGGTTCTATCCAACTTCAAACCAGCAAACAACCAAACAGTTTGCAAGGATAAAAGTATGCTGGCATATATAGAGCTGACTTATCCTACATCCCTGGCTCCCAGCAGGAGAAATGTACAatggtgtgtgtctgtttgtTGGAAGGAGACGTTCCAGAAtttttgtacaaataaaaataggctgTGCAATTGTTCTCCATCACTGCCCTGTGCCTTCCAGAGAGAAATGATATTTGGACAATCTACCCCCTGAGATGATGGAGAGGAAGGTTGAGAGCTTTTGAGAACAGGAAGCTGGGAAG
Protein-coding sequences here:
- the USP46 gene encoding ubiquitin carboxyl-terminal hydrolase 46 isoform X1; its protein translation is MQQDAHEFLNYLLNTIADILQEEKKQEKQNGKLKNGNMNEPAENNKPELTWVHEIFQGTLTNETRCLNCETVSSKDEDFLDLSVDVEQNTSITHCLRDFSNTETLCSEQKYYCETCCSKQEAQKRMRVKKLPMILALHLKRFKYMEQLHRYTKLSYRVVFPLELRLFNTSSDAVNLDRMYDLVAVVVHCGSGPNRGHYITIVKSHGFWLLFDDDIVEKIDAQAIEEFYGLTSDISKNSESGYILFYQSRE